Below is a window of Bacillota bacterium DNA.
AGAGGCTGAATTCGATATTCTTTACGGCAGGGGCATTTCAAAAGACAGCGAGATAGTTGATCTAGGAGTTAAATTCGATATTATAAATAAAAGCGGTTCATGGTTTTCTTACGGCGAGACCAGGATAGGTCAGGGAAAAGATAATGCCCGCGAGTTTCTTACCGCTAATCCCGAGATGGCAAAAGAAGTAGAAGACAAGATATACGCTGAAATGAAAAAGGCAGCATCTAAAACCAAGCCGACTCCGGCAAAGGCGGCTTCTCCGGCAAAACCAGCTTCTACGCCAGCGCCAACCGGTTCGATAGATATTTCAGCCGCTGATTTTGAATAATGCTCTACATAGAAAAGATCACCTATACTTTAGGCGGGAAAGCAACGATTTTCTTATCGAACGAAGAGAGATTATCTATTTCGGCAGCGGATGTGGGTGCATTGAACATCTCTGTAGAAAGTGAGATTTCTGAGTCTCAGCTTAAAGCCATAAGAAAAATGGCATTAGAGTATTCGGCAAGGGAGAAGGCGCTGCGATCACTGTCACAAACGGATTTTTCAGAGAGATCTCTATCAAAGCGTCTTAAAGAAAAAGGCGTCGATGAAAGTGTCGCTCAAAAAACGGTGAGAGAACTTGCCGAAAAAGGCTATGTTAACGATCAAGTTTATGCAGAGAGGCTTGCAAGGGTATACGG
It encodes the following:
- a CDS encoding regulatory protein RecX, whose product is MLYIEKITYTLGGKATIFLSNEERLSISAADVGALNISVESEISESQLKAIRKMALEYSAREKALRSLSQTDFSERSLSKRLKEKGVDESVAQKTVRELAEKGYVNDQVYAERLARVYGIEKHFGPRRVISELISRGIDYNLAREVSEKVLTDLSENIKALYNMRFARYDLTDIRQKKKVSDALVRYGYGFEEIRSLFSDLRIIQEDE